The sequence CGTCTTCTAAGCCCAAATGGCCTAGCCATAAAATAAAGCCTACCATGCACACTAAGCATAAAAAGAAGAGCCCGCCGATTAAAGTGTAATTCACATGCCTTTCCAAAATTTCTCTCCTCGTGTTGAATTGAATAAATTGCCTTCATCTAGCCCTTGAGTTTGAGCCTTTTTAATAAAATCCTTTAAATCCCCATTAAACTCTAATAGCCCGTCTTTGAGCATGATGAATCGATCCACGCAATCATGCACGGAGTCCAAATCATGCGTGATCATCACCACCGTAAGCTGTAAGCTCTCTTTGAGCGTCATGATGAGTTCGTCAAATTTGCCCGCACTATAAGGATCTAGCCCGCTTGTTGGCTCATCTAAAAATAAGATTTCCGGGTTAGTCGCCATAGCCCTAGCTATACCCACGCGCTTTTTCATGCCCCCACTCAATTCATAGGGGTAAAGGTGGTAAGCCCTAGGGGGCAAACCCACTTTTTCAATCCACATTTTAGAAATTTCTTCAACAATTTTTTTTAGAATAGGCGCCGTATTGCTCTAGCATCACGCCCACATTTTCTAAAACGGTTAAAGAGCTATAGAGCGCGCCAAACTGGAAGCAAATCCCACAGCGGTTAAAAATCTTTTGCTGCTCTCTTTCTTTGAGTTTCCATATATCTTCCCCAAAAAGCAACACTTCCCCCTTTGTAGGGCGATTGAGCAAGATCATGCACCTCAAAAGCGTGCTTTTACCGCTCCCTGACCCCCCTAAAATCGCCATCACTTCACCTTTATGCACGCTAAAACTCACGCCCCTATGGATAATGGTGCTTCCAAAAGCGCTATGGAGATCCTTCACTTCAATTAAGACTTGGTTGTTAGTAGCGTTCATTATATGTTCAACTTAGAAAAGAGAATAGAAAAAATAGCGTCTAAGAAAATGATCCAAAACAAAGCGTTCACGACACTAATGGTGGTCAAGCGCCCAATGCTCTCGGTATCCCCCTTGACTTCAAACCCGCGCATGCACCCCACCATCGCAATCGCAAACCCCCAAAAAGGGGCTTTGACAATCCCTACCAAAAAATGATTCCAACCCACTGTGTCATGCAGTCTGTCTATATAGCTTGGAAAGCCTAGATCCAATTGGTATTTAATCGCAAACATGCCCCCAAGAATGGCGAACGCATCAGCGATAAACACCAATAAAGGCAAAACAATCACTAAGGCTAACACCCTAGGCAACACTAAAAATTCAAAAGGGTTAAAGCCCATGGTTTTCATCGCGTCCAACTCCTCAGTGATCTTCATCACCCCAATTTGGGCGGTAAAACTGCTCGCGCTCCTCCCGGCCACCACGAGGGTTAAAATGAAAGGGCCAATCTCTCTTAAAGCGAGTTTGGCCGTCATTTCCACCGACATCAAAGGCGTGCCCAAGTCTTGTAGTTGTAAAGCCCCTTGTAAAGCAACGGCAAACCCCACGATAAACACCGTTAAAATACTCACCGGCAAAACCTTAAACCCGGATTCATTGATATGATAGAGCAAAGGAGTGATGCAAAAGCGTTTGGGGTTGAAAACGCTTTTAATGAAGTAAAATAAAATCATGCCACAAAAATTGAACGCGTTTAAAAAGGTGTTGTAAGTCTCTACGATGCTCTTACCCAATTTAGTGATCATAAGTTCGTATTTTTTGCCCGCTTTTTTAGATTCTAAATCCTCTTCTTTTTCAAGCCAGTCTTTAACCACTTTCAAAGCGCATGCGTTATTCTCGCTCACATTGCACAATTCAATGTTTAAAGAACGCTCCTTAATTAAATCAAATAAAAACATGCCAAAAACAAAATCCACTTTTTGACACCCTGAAAAATCCATTTTTAAAGGCCCTTGATGATCTAATAATTTTTTTTTCAACTCATCTAAACGAAACACGCTCGTTTTAAAATCCCAATCCCCTCTTAAAATCAGCACAGAGTTCGCCCCATCTTTACGCATCTCTAAAAATTTTTGTTTCTCTGTCTTCATTAAAATATATTCTCTCTCAGATTAGGTAAAATCTATTAACAAAATTTTGTTTGTTAAAACGGCTATTTTAACACAATGATAAAACAAAAGGTTAAACAATACTCTGTTTAATAAAGGATTGATTATTTTTAAAATGTTTAAAAAAATCATTTTTTTTGGCGTTTTCTTAATGGGGGGTTTTGTTATTCCGCCCCTTGAAGCCATGCCTATTTTGCATAATAAAACCCCTAAAAAAAATTACCAAGAAGCCCATGAAAAGCTCTATAGAAGCATCATTAACCGCCAAAAGCTCACGCGCAAAAAAAGCGGGTGGTATTTTTTAGGAGGGTTTGGCGCTGTAGAGGCCATTAAGGACTATCAAGGCAAGGAAATGAAAGATTGGATTGCAACGCTCAATTTAAAAACCGGCGTGCAAAGTTTTTTTAAAAAATACATCGGGATTAGGGGGGTTTTTGCATGGGATCTTGGGTCAGGAAAAGTGAATTACCAAAGCCATAAAGATCCTACCAACTCTTTTTTTACCATGCTTGCGGTGGGTTTGGATGTGATTATGGAATTTCCTTTAGGGAGTTATAAGCATTATTTAGGGGCGTTTGGAGGAGCTAGGGGGGCTTTAGTCGTTTATACAGACAAGCAAAATTTCAAGTTTTTTAAACATTCTGTGGTTTCAGGGGGTTTAGCGATTAATGGGGGGGTTATGCTCACGCTTTTTTTAAGACACCGCATTGAATTAGGGTTTAAAATCTTACCCACCGCCAGATTGCTTTCTAGCTCCAGCAGCTTTGAAACTTCGCCCTTATTTTATGCGGCATACAGCTATAAATTTTAACCTTTTAGCCAACTTCAAAAATCCAATCTTTAGGGGCTTCTTGTTCGCCTTGTTGGATGGATAAAAGCAAATCATAGAGTTGTTTAGTAATATGGCCCGGCGCTTCAAAAAAATAAGACTTGTTGTTGTGCGTGATTTCTTTAATGGGCGTAATGATTGCGGCTGTCCCGCACGCTCCAGCTTCTTTAAACGCGCCCAACTCATCCATTAAGATTTCCCTCTCTTCTACTTTGAGATTCAAATATTCTTTAGCCAAAACCATCAAGCTTTTTCTGGTAACGCTTGGCAGAATGCTTGGCGAATGCGGGGTGATAAAGGCGTTATCATGCGTGATGCCAAAAAAATTCGCCGCCCCCACTTCTTCAATCTTAGTGTGCGTGGCAGGATCTAAATAAATGCAATCATCATAGCCTTGCTCTGTGGCCATTTTATGGGCTAACAGGCTTGCAGCGTAATTCCCCCCCACTTTCACCCCACCGGTGCCTTTAGGCGCGGCCCTATCAAAAATCGTAGTGATAAACCTAGCCCCTCCTTTTTCTATGCCCCCCTTAAAATACGCCCCCACCGGTGCACAAAACACGATAAAAAGGTATTCATTAGCCGGCTTTACCCCCAAATTATCCCCCACGCCTATGACAAAAGGGCGCAAATACAAACTCGCCCCGCTTTTGTAAGGAGCGAGCCATTTTTGATTCGCTTTTACTACTTCAGCACATGCCCTTAAAAACAGCTCTTCACTCACTTTGGGCATGAGCAGTCTTTCGCATGAAGTTTGCAAGCGTTTGGCGTTTTCTAAAGGGCGAAAAAGTAAAGCTTTCCCCTTTTGAGAGCGGTAAGCCTTCAGGCCTTCAAAACAAGCCTGCCCATAGTGTAGGACCGGCGAGCCTTCGCTGAGTTGCAACACATTTTCGCTAACCAATCCGCCTTGCGACCACGAGCCGTTTTTATAAGTAGCGATGAAGCGAAAATCCGTTTTAATGTAGCTAAAGCCTAAATTTTTCCAGTCTAAATTTTCTAAATTTGGCATTTCACACCTTTAAATGGATAGTTTCAGGTGTGATTGTATCTAAAAAGGGGTTAAAAATCCCTCAAGTAACTGATTTGAAACGCATAAACTCTGCGCACATCAGCCTGTAAGGTGTATCCCTTTTCGTTGGTGATGGAGAAAAGCTGGTTCGTGATCGTAGGCACTTTAATCCCTAATTCCAAACTATTGTGTTTAGCGATATGGGTGCGGACCCCAAATTTCCATAAAAACTGGAAATTAGCCGGGCTGTAACTGGAATTGCTGTGGTGTTTTGCATAATTAGCGATCTCTTTACTGATGCTCGTTGCCCAACTATCCCCCGCTAATTGGATTCCTACCACAAAACCAAAAACCATGTTTTCTTTATTCACAAAATTCCACAGCGTATCCAACCCCACACCATAAGTGAATAAATTGATATAGTATTGCCCTTGATAGGAATCCCTTTCCGTTAAAGTATTCCCCCCAAAACTAAAGCTGTTGTAAATAAACCCGCTCTCGCCCACCGGAATACCCTTTTTCATCACGCCAAAGCGGTTGTGCGCGTAGTCAAAAAACCCATAATAACGCACACCAAACCATTTTTTCTTACCAAAAAATTGCTTATAGCCCACTTCAAAACCCGCTCCTGCATAAGGCGGGAACTTTATCAAAGGCTTTTGCAAGCCGTTGTCATTCACCATTTTAGTCTGATTTTGTATCATGCTCACCTGGTAATTGACTCCCACAAAAGCCGTGCTCTCTTCAGCGCTCGCTAAAACACCCAAAGCCCCTAATAATATAATTCTTTTCAACATTCAGTCTTTTCCCTTTATTTTTTGATAATCGCTCTATATTATATTAGCTTAAAATGGCTAAGTATTACTTATAAAGAAATAATAATATATTTTTTCTTAAACTCAATTAAAAAACTAACCTTTTAGTTCATTCCAACGATTCGCCACAAACGCGCTCGTTTCTAGCGGCACCCTTAAAGCATAAACCTCATCATTAAGAATGCGTTGGATTTCTTGTTGCAACTCTGGGGCGTTTTTTTCTTCAATCTCAAAAATCAATTCGTCATGCACTTGCAAAAGCAGCCTCACCGAAGGGTTATTTTTGAAACGCTCGCTCACTTTGAGCATGCCCAATTTCAATAAATCACTCGCGCTCCCTTGAAAAATCGCATTCACGCCCTCTCGCAAATAATTGCCCTTAACATAGTCATTTGCGCCGGTAAAATCAAACACCCGATAACGCCCAAGCAAAGTGAAGGCTTTAGAAGTTTTTAAAATCTCTTCTTTCATGCCATTTAAATAATCTTTAATGCTAGGGAATCGTTTGAAATACGCTTCTATGTAGCTTTTAGCCTCATTTAAAGAGATGTTTAAAGTTTCGCTCAATTTCTTACTCCCCATGCCATACACCAGCCCAAAATTAATGCTTTTAGCGATGGATCGTTTTTCTTTGGCTAAATCTCCACCGAACAACGCCTTAGAAGTTTCTAAATGGATGTCTCGCCCCTTTAAAAACGCCTCCATTAAATCCTTATCCTGGCTGAAATGGGCTAATAAGCGCAATTCAATCTGCGAATAATCCACCCCTAGCAAACAATATTCTTTAGAGCTGGCGATAAAGCCCTTACGAATGAGTAAGCCTTTAGGCGATCGCACCGGGATATTTTGCAAATTAGGCGAATGCGAGCTTAAACGCCCGGTAGCTGTGCCGGTTTGGATGAAAGTGGTATGGATTTTATCGTCTTTGTCTTTTAGGCGCAATAAGGGGGTGGTGTAAGTGTTAAAAAGCTTATTCAATTCTCTGTATTCTAAAATCAAAGGGATGCTTGGGTGCTTGTCTAGGATTTTTAACAAATTTTTTTCATCGGTAGAATGGCTTTTATTTTTAGGAAGCTCTAATTTTTCATACAAAATCTCGCCAAGTTGCTTGGGGGAGTTGAGGTTAAAATCCACGCCGATCAAATCCAAAATTTGGCGCTCTAAAACATGCAATTCATTTTTAAACTCCTGCTCTAAGCGCTTGAAATAAGGCACATCAATCTTAAAGCCTTGAAATTCCATGCCCATTAAGACTTTCATAAAGGGCGTTTCAATGTCTCTAGCTAAAGTGAGCAAATCCTCTTCTAGCCCCCCTTTTTCAAAATACTCGCACAAACGCTTTAAAGCGTTTAATTCCACGCTTAAAAGTTCTAATTTTTCCGCTTTAGTCTTAAAATCTTTGATTTTTTCATGCGGGATTAAATCTTCTTTTAAATATTCCTTTAAAACTTCATCAAACCCCACTTTTTCCGGATTCTTTAAAAACGCTAAAATTTGAGTGTCCTGGATGCGGATGTTTTCCAAAGACACCTGATATTTGGCTTTTAAAAAACTTAACAAAGGTTTTAAATCATGCCCAATGATACATGCATGCTGTAAGATTTGAGAAAAAGCGTTTTGCAAAAACTCTGAAGAAAAGGGCGAAAATAACGCCTCTTCTAAAGGCAAAAAATAGCCTTGATCTTCATATAAAAACGCTAGGGCTAGAACTTTTTTTTCTTTATCTAGCACCAAACGCATAAAAATCCTTGCATTAGTTTTTTTTAATTTTTCTAAAAACGCGTTCAAAGGCTCGGTATTTTCTAAAACGATCATGCGTGATTTTTTAGGGGCGTTGTCTGATGCGGGCGTATTTTCTAATAGGGGCGTGTTGTCTAAAATTAAAGGCGTAGGGGAATTTTCTAAATCCCTTAAAGTAGAAATAAAACCATATTCTTTCAATTCATCTTTAATTTTCAATAAGGGATTTTCGCTAGGAAAAGCGCAACTTGAAAAATCAAATTCTTTAATACATCCTCTTTCTAAAGTGGCTAACTCTTTGCTTAAAAACGCGCTTCCTTTGTCTTGTATAAGGGCTTGATACATTTTAGGGCTGAGTAAATTTTTCGCCAGGTCTAAATTTTCATAGATTTTTTCCAAACTCCCTAATCGCTGTAACAATTCCTTAGCGTTCTTGCTCCCAATGCCTTTAACCCCCTTGTAATTATCGCTGCTATCCCCCACAATGCCCTGATAATCAGTGAATTGACTCGGCAAAATCCCGTATTTTTCCACGCAATCTTTCGCCAAAAATTCCGTTTTACCATCAAAAAGCGCGATTTTATCGCTCAAAAGCTGGTTAAAATCCTTATCTTTAGAATAAATGCGGGTTTTATAAGGGCTTAGCGTGGCCAGGCTTGCGATGACATCATCCGCTTCAAACCCACTCACCTCCACGCAAACAAAACCCATTTTTTGCAACCATTCTAAGGCGATAGGGATTTGTAAAAGCATCTCTTTAGGGGCGTCTTTACGATTTTGTTTGTATTCGCCTAATTTTTCAGCCCTTTTAGTTTTAGTCTGGCTTTCTAGAGCGAACACGATAAAAGGCATGTTTTTTCTGTCTTTATAAAATTTTTTAACCATGCCCACAAGCCCCGTTAAAAGCCCTGTAGGAAAGCCCTTATCGTTGGTTAAAGGCTTATTTTTAGCGCTCATGTAATAGCTTCTAAACAAATACGCAAAAGTATCAATTAACGCTAAAGTCCCCTCTTTAATGACTGGCTGCTCCATGGTTCAACCCTCTTCAATCAAGCAAATTTTAAATTTATTGTAACACAAGCTGGACCTCATCTATTTCAAAATAACGAGTCTTTTTGAATGGGCGCTTCTTGGCTGATGATCTCTTTTGTGGCTTGTATTTTAGCGTCGCAGTATTCAGCCACGCCCTGAATAATTTGCTTCATCAAGGCGTTTATAAGGGTGTGCATGAAAGGAAAATCAATGTCATCAATGGTTTGAGTGTTAGCGGTGGGTTTTAGGGGTAGAGAAAATTTAAACTCCGCAATGCTTTCTGTTGTAGAGCCTAGCCCCCAAGTTAAGGGTTTTAAAATAAATTGTAAAATCGCACTTATAAAATGTAAGATTTTAGGGCTTTTGAAAGCAAATTTTGGTTTTAAAATTTTAACCTTATTGCCTGTAAAATAAGGTTGTTTTTGATAGAACACGGTGAAAGTGTCTTGCGCGAACGAAAGGGTATTTTTTTCATTAGCAAATGTAGGGTCATCTATAATAAAGCCTTTTATACCATTGTTGGTTGCAGCGCGCACGACATAAGGGTAGCTGTTTTCTATTTGCGTGTCATGGATTTTTATCGTGTTGGCATGATAAATTTTCTTACTTGGCAACACTTCAAACAAATCCCCTAATTTGAACTCGCCCCACTTAATAGCGTTGAGTTGGCTGCTAAGGGGGCCTATCACTTTGGGGGCGTTTGGTTTTTTAAAATCAAACCCACTTCATAAGAAAGGTAATCGGCTATCGTTCTTTTAAAATCCTCTAATTCGGGTTTAGTCTCATTCTTTTGGTGGGCTTCAAAATTAAAGTCTTTAGCATGCTTATTTTCGTGCGGCTTAGCGATAAAATCTTCAATATAGATGGTTTTTAAATCGCCCCACAGCTCTTTAGAAACTTTAGCGTTTAAGCCGGCTTTGTAAATTTTAATGATTTCTTCGTAGCGTTTGGTGGGGTTAGAGGTTTCATTCAAGCCTCTTTTGGTGCGTTTGAAGCCATCGTTTCTAAAGTCTATGAATTTAACGGGCTTTTCATAATCGTGTGGCTCATGAGCTTTAAAAATATAAACGCTTGTTTGCACCCCGGCTTGAGGCATGAATAAATCGGTGGGCATTTTAATGCTCGCTAAAAGCGAATGTTTTTTTAAAATTTCAACATTGGATTTTAAAGCTTGCCCGCTCCCTGCGCTATCTTGGATAATGATCGCTCCTAAAGCGCCTTTTTGCATATACTCTAACCCGAACTTAATAAAAGGCATGCCGTTTTCTTCGTAGCTAAAAGGAGGGTTTAATAAAAGGATATTGGGTTTAAAATCCTCATAAATCTTTTTATTGGTTTCAAAAGTGTTGCCTTTGATGATCAAGCTTGAGCCATCGCCTCTTAAAATCATGTTAGTGGTGGCTAGTGAAAACATTTCAGCGTTAAGTTCCACGCCTAAAAGTTGCGTGGTTTTTGCGTTTTTTATTTTTTCGTTCGCTTTAGTGGTGTTTTTACCATAGGTTTTTTCAATGTCTTCAATCATTAGCACCATAGAAGAAATTAAAAAGCCCGCGCTCCCTGTGGCTAAATCCATCACAAAAGACTTCGCATTAACCCCTAAAAGTTCGCTCATCATTTTAGTTACATAAGGTGGGGTTAAAACAATGCCTAATTCCTTACCATCCCCTAAAGCGTATTTTAAAAATTCGCTATAAAGTTCGCCCATGATGTCTAAATGACCGGTATTGTCGCTTTCATTAATGGGCTTATGGACAAATTCATAAAGAAAGGTAAAAATTTGCTTAGTGATGCTTGAATCTTTTTCTAAAAGCATGCTTATGGCTTTATCCAGGCTCGTTATTTTATCGCGCTGCGGGTCTTTACTGATTTCTTTAAAACTGGCGAGCATGAGATCTCGTTTTTCTTCGCTCAAGTTTTTGGTTTTCAAAAATTCGCTGATTTGGTTAAACACTAAAACACCATCACGGCTAGTATCGGTCAATTCGCCTTTTAAATCGCTTGGTTTTAAGCCCTCTTTTTTGCCTTTAATTTCTTGCATGGACAAAAGCATGCCGCTCACGTATAGCACGCGCTGGGGTGCGGTGATGTTATGGTTATGCATAAGGCGGTTGAGTTTTTTAGCGGTTTCGTTTAGATCGGCTTTGGTTTTGATTAAGATAAAATGCTTTTCTTCTTCAGTGAGCGTGCATTCTTTATAAAAAGCGTTAAACGATTCTTGATTTTCTAAAAAATGCAGGTTTTTAGCGTTAGTGAGCTTGTGCGAATTGATCCCGCTCGCAAAAACATAATACACTTCTATCAAAAGGTTTTCTTCATCATCGCCGGCGATGCCTATGGCGATGCATTCTTTATATTTTTCTTTGTTTTTTAGGATATTTTGAGCGTAGTGTAAAGCCCCATTCACGGCGAATTTTGAAATGGAATGATCATCGTTTTGCAACGCGCTGTTTTTGAGCTTTTTTAAATTTTTAGCGTAGAGTTTGTTTTCTATGATTATAGGGATAACGCTCTCTTTATTTTTAGGGTGCGTGTATTTTTCTAAACTGAAATCTGGCTCGCCATAAGAAGTTTTGTCTTTAGTTTTACTCGCATTCAAAAGGGCGTTTTTAAGGCTAGGACTCATTTGGCTTTTAACATTAAAATCCGTATTTTTCATAAGCCCTAAATTGGTCAATTCTTTTTTAACATAGTCATCAACATCATCTTCTAACCGAAAAGCTTGCATGGTTTTATCCTTTTAAAAATTAAAATTATAACTCATTCATCTGCGCTGCAAAGCGCGATCGCAAAATGGGCTTTGATGTTTAGGGTTTTAAGGTATTTTAGGGCTTCTTTTAGGGTGGTGCCGGTGGTGATAATATCATCTAATAAAAAATAATCTAAACTTTCATCGCCTTTGAAGGTGAAATTCCGTGGGTTATTGGCACGAAATTCTAGGCTTTTCCCGGCATACGAAATAGTATTATTAGCCCTTAAACGCCCGTAAGTGGGCTTTAAATTGCCTTGACAAAAGCCTTTTAAAAGTGCGGCTGAATGCGAGTAAAAGGATTTGATCTTATCGTCAATAGCGATGCCATAAAGGGGGGTATTCAAGCCTTGTTCTTGTAAGATTTTCACAAACTCCGCGCCGGCCTTTTGAGAAAGCAAGGGCAAAATGCGAGAGCCAATCAGTGCGTATTTGCTTTTAATGAGCTCTTCTATTTCGCTATAAGCGTAAAAACTATACACGCTCACGCCCTCTAAAACCCTTACCTTTAAGCTTAAGGGCAAATCGTTCAAGCAATTTGAACAAAGGGGCTTAAAAGAAAGCTTCAAACAAGTCAAACAACGCATTCAATAAAGGCTGCAATCTGGCGGTGCAAATCCCCAACGCTTTTTTGAGCGTCTAATTCCAAAACTTCGCACCCGAATCTTTCTTTTAACGCATGAGCGTGAGTTTTGAGCTTTTGCTGGATTGTGAGTAATTTTTCTGTGCCTTGGTTTTCTATTTTGTCTAAACTTTTAAGGCTTAAGCGCTGTTTTAAACCCTCTTTGTCTATCACTAAAAGAATGATTTTTGTAGGCAAGATGTTTTGAGTGGCAAGCAGGTTTAATTCTAAGCTTGAAAATTGGCTATAAGCCATGCCAGAAATCAAACTCCTATCGCTAATGATGAGCTTTTTTTCTTTCAGTGCCGGTTTGATCACGCTTTCTATATGCTCAGCCCTATCGCTTAAGAATAAAAACGCTCTAGCCAATTCGCTGATGTTTTCATTTAAAGCGATATGCCTTAAACTCTCTCCCATTCTCGTCCCCCCTGGCTCTTTGGTAAAAAGGGCGTTTTTAAACCGGTCTTTTAATAATCCTACTTGAGTGCTTTTGCCCGCGCCATCAACGCCTTCTAACGCCACATACATTTTAAACCTTTGAAATCAAAGGATAAATTTCTTTAGGCACTAAATGGCTCGCATCGCCCTTATGTGCGATAATGGATCGCACGATAGAAGAGCTGATGAAAGCGTTTTGTAAAGTGGGCATGAAATATAAGGTCTCTAATTCGTGGTTTAAGGATTTGTTCGCATAACCCATTTGCAATTCGTATTCAAAATCGCTCACCACCCTTAAACCCCTAACTAGCACCTTACAATGGTATTCTTTAGCCAGATTGGCTAACAACCCTTCAAACGCCACGCATTCTACATTTTTAAAACTTTTAGTGGCCAGTTGCATCATTTTTAAGCGCTCATCTAAACTGAACATGGGGTTTTTAGCGCTTGAATGCGCCACAGCGACAATGAGCTTTTCAAACAATTCGCTGGATCGATGGATAATGTCTATATGCCCGTTAGTGACCGGATCAAAAGTGCCTGGGTAAATGCCGATTTTTTGCATCAGTTCATTCCCCATCGTGGGTATAAGTCATTTTCTATCCCTAAGCTGTCAAACCACTTCCCCACTAAAAAATCTTGCATCGCTTCTAAGGTTTTGCTCTGGGTGTAATAAGTCATCACCGGCGGTGCAATGATCGCGTTAGAATGGGCGAGTTTGAGCAAATTTTCCAACATGATAGCGCTTAAAGGCATTTCTCTAGGGGCAATGAGTAAGGGGCGCTTTTCTTTAAGCATCACAGAGGCGCTCCTAGAGATCAAATCCCCCCCAAAGCCATGCGCGATTTTAGCCACCATGTCCATGCTCGCTGGAATGATCGCCATTTTATGGATACCATAGCTCCCTGAAGCGATGCTCGCATGGATGTCTTGCTCGTTGAAAAAAGTACCACTAGGCCGTAAATCTTTCATGGCGTTTTTAAGGTTAATATTAGACTCTTCTAACGCCACGACATGCGCGTTTTTAGACGCCACGACAAAAACTTCAATTTCTTTGGGTAATTTTTCTAAAAACCGCAAGGCTAGGGGTATCCCGCTCGCCCCGCTGATGCCTAAAACTAATTTCATGAATATCCTTTATAAGATTTGTGCTTTAGAGCTGCTCAACACTTTTGCTTTTAAGATTTTATTGCTTTCTACATTTTTCGCTTGAATGACTTGATGGAGCGCGCCATTTTCTAGGGCTTTTAGGCTTATTTCTATGCTGATTTGCCCCTCTTCATACACCCCAGTGATGATGTCATTTTTACGCACGATGATTAGGGCTTGGGTTTTATCCGCGCTTAAAAGCGTGTTAGGGGGGATAAAATGTTTCGCGCTCACTTTATCAATCGCGCCCTCTAATAAGGGGTTAGAAAGCGTGCCAAAAGGAATGCGCTCTTTTTGGGTGTTGTTAGCGGTGATGTTTTCATCTTTTTTAATCGCTCCTATGCTTTTAAAAGCCTGCATGCTGCCTATCACGCTATAACGCACCGGTAGGCGTAAATTAGGCTCATTTTCCAACCTTAAAAACACGACCCCATCTTTTTTAAGCTTGTTAGAAGCGTTTAATTCATAGCTTAAAATGGAAGCGTTAGAAAAGTGCTCTGGGATTTCTAAGTTAATGGTTTCAATTTCTAATTTTAAGTCTTTGTATTCTTTAAGGTAAGCTTCTTTAATCTCTGTTTTAAGCGCGTTTGAATCTAGGGCAAACAATGCGTTTAAACAGATAAAAAAAAGGATTAAAAATTTCAAAACCCGTTATCCACTTTTTCTACAAATTTTTCTGAGATTTTATCATAGACATTCCCTCCGCAATTGATTTTCAA is a genomic window of Helicobacter pylori oki112 containing:
- a CDS encoding class I SAM-dependent DNA methyltransferase; translated protein: MQAFRLEDDVDDYVKKELTNLGLMKNTDFNVKSQMSPSLKNALLNASKTKDKTSYGEPDFSLEKYTHPKNKESVIPIIIENKLYAKNLKKLKNSALQNDDHSISKFAVNGALHYAQNILKNKEKYKECIAIGIAGDDEENLLIEVYYVFASGINSHKLTNAKNLHFLENQESFNAFYKECTLTEEEKHFILIKTKADLNETAKKLNRLMHNHNITAPQRVLYVSGMLLSMQEIKGKKEGLKPSDLKGELTDTSRDGVLVFNQISEFLKTKNLSEEKRDLMLASFKEISKDPQRDKITSLDKAISMLLEKDSSITKQIFTFLYEFVHKPINESDNTGHLDIMGELYSEFLKYALGDGKELGIVLTPPYVTKMMSELLGVNAKSFVMDLATGSAGFLISSMVLMIEDIEKTYGKNTTKANEKIKNAKTTQLLGVELNAEMFSLATTNMILRGDGSSLIIKGNTFETNKKIYEDFKPNILLLNPPFSYEENGMPFIKFGLEYMQKGALGAIIIQDSAGSGQALKSNVEILKKHSLLASIKMPTDLFMPQAGVQTSVYIFKAHEPHDYEKPVKFIDFRNDGFKRTKRGLNETSNPTKRYEEIIKIYKAGLNAKVSKELWGDLKTIYIEDFIAKPHENKHAKDFNFEAHQKNETKPELEDFKRTIADYLSYEVGLILKNQTPPK
- a CDS encoding ComF family protein, whose product is MRCLTCLKLSFKPLCSNCLNDLPLSLKVRVLEGVSVYSFYAYSEIEELIKSKYALIGSRILPLLSQKAGAEFVKILQEQGLNTPLYGIAIDDKIKSFYSHSAALLKGFCQGNLKPTYGRLRANNTISYAGKSLEFRANNPRNFTFKGDESLDYFLLDDIITTGTTLKEALKYLKTLNIKAHFAIALCSADE
- the tmk gene encoding dTMP kinase, giving the protein MYVALEGVDGAGKSTQVGLLKDRFKNALFTKEPGGTRMGESLRHIALNENISELARAFLFLSDRAEHIESVIKPALKEKKLIISDRSLISGMAYSQFSSLELNLLATQNILPTKIILLVIDKEGLKQRLSLKSLDKIENQGTEKLLTIQQKLKTHAHALKERFGCEVLELDAQKSVGDLHRQIAAFIECVV
- the coaD gene encoding pantetheine-phosphate adenylyltransferase, which codes for MQKIGIYPGTFDPVTNGHIDIIHRSSELFEKLIVAVAHSSAKNPMFSLDERLKMMQLATKSFKNVECVAFEGLLANLAKEYHCKVLVRGLRVVSDFEYELQMGYANKSLNHELETLYFMPTLQNAFISSSIVRSIIAHKGDASHLVPKEIYPLISKV
- a CDS encoding UbiX family flavin prenyltransferase, producing MKLVLGISGASGIPLALRFLEKLPKEIEVFVVASKNAHVVALEESNINLKNAMKDLRPSGTFFNEQDIHASIASGSYGIHKMAIIPASMDMVAKIAHGFGGDLISRSASVMLKEKRPLLIAPREMPLSAIMLENLLKLAHSNAIIAPPVMTYYTQSKTLEAMQDFLVGKWFDSLGIENDLYPRWGMN
- the flgA gene encoding flagellar basal body P-ring formation chaperone FlgA; this encodes MKFLILFFICLNALFALDSNALKTEIKEAYLKEYKDLKLEIETINLEIPEHFSNASILSYELNASNKLKKDGVVFLRLENEPNLRLPVRYSVIGSMQAFKSIGAIKKDENITANNTQKERIPFGTLSNPLLEGAIDKVSAKHFIPPNTLLSADKTQALIIVRKNDIITGVYEEGQISIEISLKALENGALHQVIQAKNVESNKILKAKVLSSSKAQIL